From Drosophila yakuba strain Tai18E2 chromosome 2L, Prin_Dyak_Tai18E2_2.1, whole genome shotgun sequence, one genomic window encodes:
- the LOC6527663 gene encoding acyl-CoA-binding protein homolog yields MSELQEFNQAAEDVKNLNTTPGDNDLLELYSLYKQATVGDCNTDKPGFLDFKGKAKWEAWNNRKGLSNADAQAAYITKVKALIAAVGLKS; encoded by the exons ATGTCCGAATTGCAG GAGTTCAACCAGGCGGCCGAGGATGTGAAGAACCTAAACACCACACCCGGGGACAATGACCTTTTGGAGCTCTACAGCTTGTACAAGCAGGCCACAGTGGGCGATTGCAATACAG ATAAGCCCGGCTTCCTGGACTTCAAGGGCAAGGCCAAGTGGGAGGCGTGGAACAACCGAAAGGGATTGAGCAATGCTGACGCCCAGGCCGCCTACATCACCAAGGTCAAGGCACTGATCGCTGCCGTTGGTCTAAAGTCCTAG
- the LOC6527662 gene encoding rabenosyn-5, producing MSGNPFDSDEDQSSASGEILEGFLCPICRADLKSIDVLTDHFARQHAEEEAALKSFKDIFTKAKKKILNPFEDEKGTSASSPAGSSSLGAAKNPNGNGDRNGPSNARSRLNVFNHMSRQQAGAECSHFDYFQSIRNPRLERYASETNKLIIRLHRLLKDLPADSVQRRQHEQQTVAWLDGSSVKLCPSCAKSFHIARRQHHCRLCGGIMCNDCSKFLPLDDALQLASLSTTRSEPLQQLHQHENAIRLCEHCLWLLDTRRDMHESRTCRPLLVQVYEQIRQLQKEVTPDLDMYLKIINSLNEGDTIFTLADAGALRGKIGQVAEAMDMRSKRILAIFCEPGSREEALKKAIRLGCIQAIKERMLSLPPLPEESHIRQMQERRRMETEQRILTEQRMAMEAYERNNMTANQSGVGVPGPESGSFAQGSDLQSLTNWSAPQAASKSSLDDPLIEQINIIKGYIKQARQDMNFEVVETLELNLRELQREVYERQRQSQGSTAASPTEA from the exons ATGTCTGGAAATCCTTTTGATAGCGACGAAGATCAAAGCTCGGCCAGTGGAGAGATACTGGAGGGCTTCCTATGTCCCATTTGCCGGGCGGATCTCAAATCCATCGATGTGCTCACAGATCATTTTGCCCGCCAGCACGCCGAAGAGGAGGCGGCCCTTAAATCCTTCAAAGACATTTTTACGAAGGCGAAAAAGAAAATCCTAAACCCCTTTGAGGATGAAAAAGGGACTTCTGCATCCTCGCCTGCAGGGTCCTCATCTTTAGGGGCGGCCAAGAATCCCAATGGCAACGGAGATCGCAATGGACCCAGCAATGCACGCTCCCGTCTAAATGTTTTTAACCATATGTCCAGGCAGCAGGCAGGTGCCGAGTGCTCCCACTTCGATTACTTTCAGTCCATTCGCAATCCACGACTGGAGCGATATGCTAGCGAAACGAACAAGTTAATCATTCGCTTGCACCGCCTGCTTAAGGATCTGCCCGCTGATTCAgtgcagcggcggcagcacGAACAACAAACGGTTGCCTGGCTGGACGGTAGCTCCGTCAAGTTGTGCCCCAGCTGTGCCAAGAGTTTCCACATCGCTCGGAGACAACACCACTGCCGATTGTGCGGAGGCATAATGTGCAATGATTGCTCTAAGTTCCTGCCCCTGGATGATGCCC TGCAACTGGCCAGTCTCTCCACCACAAGAAGCGAGCCCCTCCAGCAGCTGCATCAACACGAGAACGCCATCCGGCTGTGCGAGCACTGCCTTTGGCTGCTGGACACGCGAAGGGATATGCACGAAAGTCGCACTTGTCGCCCACTCCTCGTTCAGGTCTATGAACAAATTCGTCAGCTACAAAAAGAAGTGACCCCGGATCTGGACATGTATCTAAAAATCATTAATAGCCTGAACGAAGGGGACACCATATTCACGCTGGCGGATGCTGGAGCTCTGCGCGGCAAGATTGGACAAGTGGCGGAGGCCATGGACATGAGGAGCAAGCGCATTCTAGCCATATTTTGTGAACCAGGTAGCCGGGAGGAGGCATTGAAGAAGGCCATTCGGTTGGGCTGCATCCAAGCCATTAAGGAACGTATGCTATCGCTGCCACCACTGCCAGAGGAGTCACACATACGCCAGATGCAAGAGCGTAGACGCATGGAAACCGAGCAGCGTATCCTTACCGAGCAGCGCATGGCCATGGAAGCCTACGAGCGAAATAACATGACAGCTAACCAATCCGGAGTTGGAGTTCCGGGCCCGGAAAGCGGATCCTTTGCCCAAGGG TCTGATCTTCAATCCCTAACAAACTGGTCGGCACCGCAGGCGGCAAGCAAATCCAGCCTGGACGATCCGCTGATTGAGCAGATAAACATCATAAAGGGCTACATCAAACAGGCTCGTCAGGACATGAACTTTGAGGTGGTGGAGACGCTGGAGCTAAATCTTCGCGAGCTACAGCGTGAGGTGTACGAGCGACAGCGCCAGTCCCAGGGCAGCACCGCCGCCTCACCCACGGAGGCCTAA